GCCACCACCACGGGCGCGGTGCCCTTCACGAAGCCGTCCACCAGCCCGAGGACCATGCCGCTGCGCCGACCCACGTGGGCGATGACGTTGGAGGCCCCCATGCTGCCGGAGCCGTACTGCCGGATGTCGATGCCGCCCCGGAAACGCGCCCAAAGGTAGGCAGTGGGGACTCCGCCCCACAGGTACCCGGCCAGGAAAGCGAGCGTTATCGGCAGCATGGAAAGTCCCAAGTCAGGGTGTCTAACCTCATTAAACATCAGGAGCGCGCCGACGGCAATCTCTCGGAGCCCCATCCACTATACTGTCGGTGCCCACCCTGCCAGCAGGAGGAGACATGCCCGAGGTAACCATTCGCGATGCCAATGCCGGTGATGTCGATGCGCTCCTGCGCCTCCTCCGCCAGCTCGACCCGCCCGATGAGGCGCCCGACGAACCCACCGCCCGCGCCGCCATCGACGCCGTCACCCGCCAGCCCGGCATGCGCCTCGTTGTCGCCGAGGTCGGGGGCGCGGTCGTCGGCGCACTGATGATGGCCATTCTCCCCAACCTCAGCCACCACGCGCAGCCCTGGTGCCAGATGGAAAACCTGGTCGTCGACGAGGCCCATCGTGGCCGGGGGATCGGCCGCGCCCTCATGGACTGGTGTGAGGAAGCGGCCCGAGAAGCCGGCTGTTACAAGCTCCAATTCCAGAGCCGCAACCACCGCCGAATCTCCCACCGCTTCTACCGCCGCATCGGCTACCAGGCCCTGACAGTAGGCTTCCGCCGCTACCTCACAGAGCAGCCTCCACCTCCGCCACCGTAACCCGCCGCCCCCACGTCTCCATACCGGCGGAGGCCGGTATCCAGGGGCGGGGTGCGGG
This portion of the Chloroflexota bacterium genome encodes:
- a CDS encoding GNAT family N-acetyltransferase gives rise to the protein MPEVTIRDANAGDVDALLRLLRQLDPPDEAPDEPTARAAIDAVTRQPGMRLVVAEVGGAVVGALMMAILPNLSHHAQPWCQMENLVVDEAHRGRGIGRALMDWCEEAAREAGCYKLQFQSRNHRRISHRFYRRIGYQALTVGFRRYLTEQPPPPPP